One genomic region from Trueperaceae bacterium encodes:
- a CDS encoding DUF3810 family protein, which translates to MTRRPFVAAAAVAAAGLVLQYAPWPQPWLDAGFMGWWFPRLTRVTARLAAGVGWSLSAALLAAWLLGLALCALAALVGRRRVGLGGGSRRRSGVGTGDVRRGRHGPWRPFRLALAWPAALLVTAFPLTFGLAYRVSDLKSAVAERQAGRSVDPWVAHAGGESLAYRLVAVLTATAPGAAEDHPVAGAASEPATSATASSVTGSAADLPPALGAAAARCVARTAGALRREFLPATLAPGARRATAAADAGLPAVPDRFKTLPAGTLLRGGYAGIVSPWLLEPHVDAGLPAAAGLAVALHEFAHTAGFAREAEAEAVGLVAGLTCDDPDVRYAAALSLARSLLAAASADEEREYLAAWPERARQDARAAEAAARRYRTPALQRATDAVYATYLRSQGGSEGLGEYAGGTALALALIGGGLAPP; encoded by the coding sequence GTGACCCGGCGCCCGTTCGTCGCCGCGGCGGCTGTCGCGGCCGCCGGCCTAGTGCTCCAGTACGCCCCGTGGCCGCAACCGTGGCTCGACGCCGGCTTCATGGGCTGGTGGTTCCCGCGGCTAACGCGCGTCACGGCGCGGCTCGCCGCCGGCGTTGGTTGGAGCCTCTCCGCAGCGCTGCTGGCGGCCTGGCTCCTGGGGCTGGCGCTCTGCGCGCTCGCAGCGCTCGTCGGCCGCCGGCGGGTCGGTCTAGGGGGAGGTTCGCGCCGGCGGAGCGGCGTAGGGACGGGCGACGTCCGACGGGGCCGGCATGGCCCGTGGCGCCCCTTCCGGCTCGCGCTCGCGTGGCCTGCGGCGCTCCTCGTGACCGCGTTCCCGCTCACGTTCGGGCTCGCCTACCGCGTCAGCGACCTGAAGAGCGCCGTCGCCGAGCGCCAGGCCGGTCGGTCCGTCGACCCGTGGGTGGCGCACGCCGGCGGCGAGAGCCTCGCGTACCGCTTGGTCGCGGTCCTGACGGCCACGGCGCCGGGCGCCGCGGAAGACCACCCGGTGGCCGGCGCGGCGTCGGAGCCGGCGACGAGCGCCACCGCGAGCTCGGTGACGGGCTCGGCGGCCGACCTGCCGCCCGCGCTCGGGGCCGCCGCCGCCCGGTGCGTGGCGCGCACCGCCGGCGCGCTACGCCGCGAGTTCCTACCCGCGACGCTGGCGCCCGGCGCGCGCCGGGCGACCGCCGCAGCGGACGCGGGTTTGCCCGCGGTGCCGGACCGCTTCAAGACCTTGCCGGCGGGCACGCTCCTACGCGGCGGCTACGCGGGCATCGTCTCGCCCTGGCTGCTCGAGCCCCACGTGGACGCCGGCCTGCCGGCGGCCGCAGGCCTGGCCGTCGCGCTGCACGAGTTCGCACACACGGCGGGCTTCGCCCGGGAGGCGGAGGCGGAGGCCGTCGGACTGGTGGCCGGCCTGACGTGCGACGACCCGGACGTACGCTACGCGGCCGCGCTCAGCCTGGCCCGCTCGCTGCTCGCCGCCGCGAGCGCCGACGAGGAGCGGGAGTACCTTGCCGCCTGGCCGGAGCGCGCCCGGCAGGACGCGCGTGCGGCGGAAGCGGCGGCGCGGCGCTACCGCACCCCGGCGTTGCAGCGCGCCACCGACGCCGTCTACGCCACCTACCTGCGCAGCCAGGGCGGCTCCGAGGGTCTTGGCGAGTACGCAGGCGGCACGGCACTGGCGCTGGCGCTCATCGGTGGCGGCCTGGCCCCTCCCTGA
- a CDS encoding enoyl-CoA hydratase-related protein, which produces MTYRHLTLTERDGALRVALDRPEVLNALDLELLAELADALTGPAAEPRVRAVLLTGTGRAFCAGADLGSTAMDADIGMVLEEYYHPVVRAVAALEKPVVAGVNGVAAGAGLSLAAACDVRIAANSATFALGFTGIGLALDAGSSYFLSRLIGPGRTLELAFGNRRVDAAEALRIGLVERVLDGPDFAEEVMGIARALAGGPTLAYALVKAEVRAALDNTLSEQLAFEAEAQARAGASDDAREGIRAFAEKRAPRYGGR; this is translated from the coding sequence ATGACGTACCGACATCTGACGCTCACGGAGCGCGACGGCGCCCTGCGGGTCGCGCTCGACCGCCCGGAAGTCCTCAACGCGCTCGACCTCGAGTTGCTCGCGGAGCTTGCCGATGCCCTCACGGGCCCCGCCGCCGAACCGCGCGTGCGTGCCGTGCTCCTCACGGGGACGGGACGGGCGTTCTGCGCCGGAGCCGACCTGGGCTCCACGGCGATGGACGCCGACATCGGCATGGTCCTCGAGGAGTACTACCACCCGGTGGTCAGGGCCGTCGCGGCCCTCGAGAAGCCCGTCGTCGCGGGGGTGAACGGGGTCGCCGCCGGTGCCGGGCTCAGCCTCGCGGCGGCGTGCGACGTGCGCATCGCGGCCAACTCGGCCACGTTCGCGCTCGGCTTCACCGGGATCGGCCTGGCGCTCGACGCCGGCTCCAGCTACTTCCTCTCGCGGCTCATCGGTCCGGGCAGGACCCTCGAGCTGGCCTTCGGCAACCGCAGGGTGGACGCCGCCGAGGCGCTGCGCATCGGGCTGGTCGAGCGCGTCCTTGACGGCCCGGACTTCGCGGAGGAGGTCATGGGGATCGCGCGGGCGCTGGCCGGCGGGCCGACCCTCGCCTACGCCCTCGTCAAGGCCGAGGTGCGCGCGGCGCTCGACAACACGTTGAGCGAACAGCTCGCCTTCGAGGCGGAGGCGCAAGCGCGCGCCGGCGCCTCGGACGACGCGCGCGAGGGGATCCGAGCTTTCGCCGAGAAGCGCGCCCCGCGCTACGGAGGTCGTTGA
- a CDS encoding amidohydrolase, whose protein sequence is MPVADTILYGSVLTMDRHRPRAAGLALAGGKVLAVGDASDLHAVAGPDTRVIDFGSACLMPAFHDAHVHLTRHGIELDYLDLSSVTSLSAGCALIRERAARSAPGGWVIATGFALQRWNLATVAREESDALEAAALGRKVLMHSQDHHSAWASRAALAAAGLTVATDLGPGGRIVLDERGEPTGLLLEEAVDPVSDVASRPTRQDLRAALARAGKHLASLGIATVHHMAAEGPDLWRELALTASDDAYELRVWACIPHQQIEAAAAIGLATNQGGDNFRVGGAKFFADGALGSRTAWMLEPYAGTSEVGMVMDGPDVLLRRMPLALAAGLVPVVHAIGDAATRATLDAFEATAEQWRALGLRPRLEHAQHMHPDDVKRAGRLGVVASMQPIHLTFDLPSIAALLPDRSTRAYAMRSLAAAGAPLAFGSDTPVASPDVFVGLRAACRRADATGERLNPAEALSPDAALAAYTTGAAYAIQAEHRSGMLRPGFDADIVALSHDPLVSLDGLEVLATIKGGAFTYTA, encoded by the coding sequence ATGCCCGTCGCCGACACTATCCTCTACGGCTCCGTCCTGACCATGGACCGGCACCGCCCGCGGGCGGCCGGGCTCGCCCTCGCAGGCGGCAAGGTCCTCGCGGTGGGCGACGCGAGCGACCTCCACGCGGTGGCCGGGCCGGACACGCGGGTCATCGACTTCGGCTCGGCATGCCTGATGCCTGCCTTCCACGACGCGCACGTCCACCTGACGCGCCACGGCATCGAGCTCGACTACCTCGACCTCTCGTCCGTGACGAGCTTGAGCGCCGGCTGTGCGCTCATCCGTGAGCGCGCGGCCCGGAGCGCGCCGGGCGGCTGGGTCATCGCCACCGGCTTCGCGCTGCAACGCTGGAACCTCGCGACCGTCGCCAGGGAAGAGTCGGACGCGCTCGAGGCCGCCGCGCTCGGCCGCAAGGTACTGATGCATAGCCAGGACCATCACTCGGCCTGGGCGAGCCGCGCGGCGCTCGCGGCCGCCGGCCTCACGGTGGCGACCGACCTCGGACCGGGCGGCAGGATCGTACTCGACGAGCGCGGCGAGCCGACGGGTCTGCTCCTGGAGGAGGCGGTCGACCCCGTCTCCGACGTCGCCTCGCGGCCGACCCGCCAGGACCTCCGCGCCGCGCTGGCCAGGGCGGGGAAGCACCTGGCCTCCCTCGGCATCGCGACCGTGCACCACATGGCCGCCGAAGGCCCCGACCTGTGGCGCGAGCTCGCCCTGACGGCCAGCGACGACGCGTACGAGCTGCGCGTCTGGGCGTGCATCCCGCACCAACAGATCGAGGCGGCGGCGGCCATCGGCCTTGCCACCAACCAGGGGGGCGACAACTTCCGGGTCGGCGGCGCCAAGTTCTTCGCCGACGGCGCGCTCGGCAGCCGCACGGCATGGATGCTCGAGCCGTACGCCGGCACGAGCGAGGTCGGCATGGTGATGGACGGCCCCGACGTGCTGCTGCGCCGCATGCCGCTCGCGCTCGCCGCCGGCCTGGTGCCCGTCGTGCACGCCATCGGCGATGCCGCCACCCGTGCCACCCTCGATGCTTTCGAGGCCACGGCCGAGCAGTGGCGCGCCCTCGGGCTGCGGCCACGGCTCGAGCACGCGCAGCACATGCACCCGGACGACGTCAAGCGGGCCGGGCGGCTCGGGGTCGTCGCCTCCATGCAGCCCATCCATCTGACGTTCGACCTGCCGTCGATCGCCGCGTTGCTGCCCGACAGGTCGACCAGGGCGTACGCGATGCGCTCGCTCGCGGCGGCTGGCGCGCCGCTCGCCTTCGGCTCGGACACGCCGGTGGCCAGCCCCGACGTGTTCGTCGGGCTACGCGCGGCCTGCCGCAGGGCGGACGCGACGGGCGAACGCCTGAACCCGGCCGAGGCGCTGTCGCCCGACGCCGCCCTGGCGGCCTACACGACGGGCGCGGCCTACGCCATCCAGGCCGAGCACCGCTCGGGGATGCTCAGGCCCGGCTTCGACGCCGACATCGTCGCGCTCTCGCACGACCCGCTCGTGTCGCTCGACGGCCTCGAGGTGCTCGCTACCATTAAGGGCGGCGCCTTCACCTACACCGCCTAG
- a CDS encoding glutamate-5-semialdehyde dehydrogenase gives MPATRSAPVPAHRPKGYLDTLLAKARVASRALAAADRPAALTAIAEGLSIGAPTVLEANAADVAAEQARGTSAALVDRLRLSPERLAAIARAVLQVADLPDPLGAAPTAWTLPNGLSVRRVSVPFGVIGMVYESRPNVTVDAAALALKAGSAAVLRGSSNALASNRALVASMRAALGRIGLPEDAVQLIDSPDRELVTELLRARGRVDLVIPRGGAGLIRHVVDTASVPVIETGVGNCHLYVDAAADLAMAGRLVMNAKVQRPGVCNAIETLLVHERVADEFLPRAAADLRAAGVRLYGCPRARAIVTGMDAAGDAEWGKEFLDLELAVRVVADLDEALEHIARFGTQHTEAIATRDADAAERFRREVDAAVVMVNASTRFTDGFEFGFGAEIGISTQKLHARGPLGLEQIVTYKYLVDGDGQVRG, from the coding sequence ATGCCCGCGACTCGCTCAGCGCCGGTGCCCGCTCACCGCCCCAAGGGTTACCTCGATACCCTCCTGGCCAAGGCCAGGGTCGCCTCCCGTGCCCTGGCCGCCGCGGACCGCCCGGCCGCCCTGACGGCCATCGCGGAGGGGCTCTCGATTGGTGCGCCGACGGTCCTGGAGGCCAACGCCGCGGATGTGGCGGCCGAGCAGGCGCGGGGCACGAGCGCCGCGCTCGTCGACCGCCTCCGCCTCTCGCCCGAGCGCCTTGCCGCCATCGCACGGGCCGTCCTGCAGGTCGCGGACCTGCCCGACCCGCTCGGCGCGGCGCCGACGGCGTGGACGTTGCCCAACGGGCTGAGCGTGCGGCGGGTGAGCGTGCCGTTCGGGGTCATCGGGATGGTCTACGAGTCGCGGCCCAACGTCACGGTGGACGCCGCCGCCCTCGCCCTGAAGGCCGGGAGCGCCGCCGTGCTGCGCGGCTCCTCCAACGCTCTAGCCAGCAACCGGGCGCTCGTGGCAAGCATGCGCGCCGCTCTCGGTCGCATCGGGCTGCCTGAGGACGCCGTGCAGCTGATCGACTCGCCCGACCGCGAGCTCGTCACGGAGCTCCTGCGCGCACGGGGGCGCGTCGACCTCGTCATCCCGCGTGGTGGCGCCGGTCTGATCCGGCACGTGGTCGACACCGCCAGCGTGCCGGTCATCGAGACGGGGGTGGGCAACTGCCACCTCTACGTCGACGCGGCCGCGGACCTCGCCATGGCGGGGCGCCTCGTCATGAACGCCAAGGTGCAGCGGCCGGGCGTATGCAACGCGATCGAGACGCTGCTGGTGCACGAGCGGGTCGCCGACGAGTTCCTGCCGCGCGCCGCCGCCGACCTCCGGGCGGCCGGCGTCAGGCTCTACGGCTGCCCCAGGGCGCGCGCCATCGTTACCGGCATGGACGCTGCCGGTGACGCCGAATGGGGTAAGGAGTTCCTCGACCTGGAGCTTGCGGTGCGCGTGGTCGCGGACCTGGACGAGGCGTTGGAGCACATCGCCCGCTTCGGTACGCAGCACACCGAGGCGATCGCCACGCGCGACGCCGACGCCGCCGAGCGTTTCAGGCGCGAGGTGGACGCCGCCGTCGTCATGGTGAACGCTTCCACGCGCTTCACGGACGGCTTCGAGTTCGGTTTCGGCGCCGAGATCGGCATAAGCACGCAGAAGCTGCACGCGCGCGGGCCCCTCGGGCTCGAGCAGATCGTCACCTACAAGTACCTGGTCGACGGCGACGGGCAGGTGCGTGGCTGA
- a CDS encoding RNHCP domain-containing protein, with amino-acid sequence MKRFTGAGANQPFVCLECGASVPPLAAGGYRNHCPYCLHSLHVDIDPGDRANPCRGVLEPVAVEHSQKKGWVIVHRCRACGATSRNRAALDDPECPDDFDLIIALASGAVPL; translated from the coding sequence ATGAAGCGCTTCACGGGCGCGGGAGCCAACCAACCGTTCGTATGCCTGGAGTGCGGCGCCAGCGTGCCCCCCTTGGCGGCGGGCGGTTACCGCAACCACTGCCCGTACTGCCTACACTCCTTGCACGTCGACATCGACCCTGGCGACAGGGCCAACCCCTGTCGTGGGGTCCTCGAACCCGTCGCGGTCGAGCACAGCCAGAAGAAGGGCTGGGTGATCGTCCACCGCTGCCGCGCGTGCGGCGCCACCTCGCGCAACCGCGCGGCCCTTGACGACCCGGAGTGCCCCGACGACTTCGACCTCATCATCGCCTTGGCCAGCGGGGCCGTGCCGCTCTAG
- a CDS encoding ATP-binding cassette domain-containing protein, with translation MELLRAEGVAYDLGGAELLTGIGLRLDAGDRVGLVGPNGSGKSTLLGLLAGALQPTTGRVRRAPGTEIAYLPQAMATAPDATIGAVAAAAVRRVKELEALLRAEEASLATEVGARAEPHADPFARHRALLGEFERRGGYAAQARARELFAALGFPPPTWDRAVAELSSGERRRLALAAALAVAADTLLLDEPTNHLDLAAREWLTRRLAAYDGAVVVISHDRALLDDATNRTAFLVPAGGATTLRLEKGAYSTARKRLDAAERAGAKRRRELEKEAERLETMAAELATFGRKAAARRRAAQREGASLRGRAAAQTEASREDARFVTARGNEGRGGWTSPVAARGGRPRGAGNAALLTARQLSVPGLLEDTTLEVRRGQRVAVLGPNGSGKTTLLRCLAGDLSHAGPAAELEYLPGLRLRLVDQEARGLAEGEDVLGQVAAAVGAARAARLLAGVGVTASVWRHAPERLSGGERARAGLALALAHGTDLWLLDEPSNDLDLQAVEALEAQLSEALETGGSALILVTHDRRLAERLTDEAWALEGGRVVRYRDVRAYLRGEPAPAVAGEEPPEEPPKAGAVASAPAATGGATSSARSENDDLAPLEEERAALLARLADPVDLTEREAERVRRRLRHLEEELVARYEAASPRPAPRHRVREGGLSVFGDVVDGKLALVLMEERPTGGGAGSTIGDEAAGAALAAWPLAPAAMTALGVLAGMEAHASDGVAHLKLIERAGTCLVPHARNAVVDAGARLAFTLLGVSAVQTHSRLPLASRWLRPAGEGWHTARLEAFLHAEGWREEHGNARRGSRGNGHDEHRTGRRAGPRRGPRAGRRGRRPGGGGGR, from the coding sequence GTGGAGCTGCTGCGAGCGGAAGGCGTCGCCTACGATCTGGGCGGCGCCGAGTTGCTCACGGGCATCGGCCTGCGCCTCGATGCGGGCGACCGGGTCGGGCTCGTCGGCCCCAACGGGAGCGGCAAGAGCACCCTGCTCGGCCTCCTCGCAGGCGCGTTGCAGCCCACGACCGGCCGCGTGAGGCGCGCGCCAGGCACCGAGATCGCCTACCTGCCGCAGGCCATGGCGACGGCGCCCGACGCGACGATCGGGGCCGTCGCGGCGGCGGCCGTCCGACGCGTGAAGGAGCTGGAAGCGCTGCTGCGCGCCGAGGAGGCGAGCCTCGCGACCGAGGTGGGCGCGCGCGCCGAGCCGCACGCCGACCCCTTCGCCCGGCACCGGGCGCTGCTCGGCGAGTTCGAGCGGCGGGGCGGTTACGCCGCGCAAGCGCGGGCGCGCGAGCTCTTCGCCGCCCTGGGTTTCCCGCCGCCGACGTGGGACCGCGCGGTCGCAGAGCTCTCGTCCGGCGAACGCCGCAGGCTCGCCCTGGCGGCCGCGCTCGCCGTGGCCGCCGACACGCTGCTGCTCGACGAGCCGACGAACCACCTCGACCTAGCCGCGCGGGAGTGGCTGACGCGCCGCCTGGCCGCCTACGACGGCGCCGTCGTCGTGATCAGCCACGACCGGGCGCTCCTCGACGACGCGACCAACCGCACGGCGTTCCTGGTGCCGGCAGGCGGCGCGACCACGCTGCGGCTGGAGAAGGGCGCGTACTCGACGGCCCGCAAGCGCCTCGACGCGGCCGAGCGCGCGGGCGCCAAGCGCAGGCGCGAACTGGAGAAGGAGGCCGAGCGGCTGGAGACGATGGCGGCAGAGCTCGCCACGTTCGGCCGCAAGGCGGCGGCGCGCAGGCGGGCGGCGCAGCGGGAGGGCGCGTCGCTACGTGGGCGCGCCGCCGCGCAGACCGAGGCCAGCCGGGAGGACGCGCGCTTCGTGACCGCTCGAGGCAACGAGGGGCGGGGAGGCTGGACGAGCCCGGTAGCTGCACGGGGCGGCCGCCCCCGCGGCGCCGGGAACGCCGCGCTGCTGACGGCGCGCCAACTGAGCGTGCCCGGGCTGCTCGAGGACACCACCCTCGAGGTGCGGCGGGGCCAACGCGTGGCGGTCCTCGGACCGAACGGGAGCGGGAAGACCACGCTCCTGCGCTGCCTGGCGGGCGACCTCTCGCACGCCGGCCCCGCCGCCGAGCTCGAGTACCTCCCCGGCCTGCGACTGCGGCTCGTCGACCAGGAGGCGCGCGGTCTGGCGGAAGGGGAGGACGTCCTCGGCCAGGTCGCGGCGGCGGTCGGCGCCGCGCGCGCCGCGCGGCTGCTCGCCGGCGTCGGCGTCACGGCGAGCGTATGGCGCCACGCCCCGGAGCGGCTCTCGGGCGGGGAGCGCGCCCGAGCCGGGCTCGCCCTCGCGCTCGCGCACGGCACGGACCTGTGGCTGCTCGACGAGCCGAGCAACGACCTCGACCTGCAAGCCGTAGAGGCGCTCGAGGCGCAGCTGAGCGAGGCGCTCGAAACCGGCGGGTCGGCCCTGATCCTCGTGACCCACGATCGCCGGCTCGCCGAACGCCTCACGGACGAGGCCTGGGCGCTCGAGGGCGGCCGCGTCGTGCGCTACCGCGACGTGCGCGCGTACCTGCGCGGCGAGCCGGCGCCGGCGGTCGCCGGCGAGGAGCCGCCCGAGGAGCCGCCCAAGGCCGGGGCGGTCGCGTCCGCCCCGGCAGCGACCGGCGGCGCGACGAGCTCCGCACGCAGCGAGAACGACGACCTGGCCCCCCTCGAGGAGGAGCGCGCCGCTCTGCTCGCACGCCTCGCCGACCCCGTCGACCTCACGGAGCGGGAAGCCGAGCGCGTCAGGCGCAGGCTGCGGCACCTCGAGGAGGAGCTGGTGGCCCGCTACGAGGCCGCGTCGCCGCGGCCCGCACCACGCCACCGCGTTCGTGAGGGCGGGCTGAGCGTGTTCGGGGACGTGGTCGACGGCAAGCTCGCGCTCGTACTCATGGAGGAGCGCCCGACGGGAGGCGGGGCGGGTTCGACGATCGGCGACGAGGCTGCCGGGGCGGCGCTGGCCGCGTGGCCGCTCGCGCCTGCGGCCATGACCGCGCTCGGTGTCCTGGCCGGGATGGAGGCGCACGCGTCTGACGGGGTGGCGCACCTCAAGCTGATCGAGCGGGCCGGCACCTGCCTCGTGCCGCATGCGCGGAACGCCGTGGTGGACGCCGGCGCGCGTCTCGCCTTCACGCTCCTCGGCGTCTCGGCCGTCCAGACGCACTCCCGGCTCCCCCTCGCCTCGCGCTGGCTCCGGCCCGCCGGCGAGGGTTGGCATACCGCCCGGCTGGAGGCCTTCCTCCACGCCGAGGGGTGGCGCGAGGAGCACGGGAACGCGCGCCGAGGCAGCCGAGGCAACGGACACGACGAACACCGGACCGGACGCCGCGCCGGCCCTCGGCGCGGGCCGCGGGCCGGCCGTCGCGGAAGGCGGCCCGGCGGCGGGGGCGGGCGGTGA
- a CDS encoding SDR family NAD(P)-dependent oxidoreductase produces the protein MLETTSDRPRTALVTGAGGDLAATVVPRLVAAGWRVVATVRPGSEERATERFAGLGEAVTVAGVDLVEPAAVAEAVARLDGAYGAPEALVHLAGRFEPGPGPADGALGASAVLERALDGNLRGAVNACAAVLPGMLAAGRGALVAVGAAAGASPAPGSVAYAAAKGALAAYFRSLAAQVAKRGVNVALLVPKGAFDTPGNRRAMPGADPTAWIAPDALTDAVLFLLDRPPRGLVHELPLSVG, from the coding sequence ATGCTCGAGACGACTTCAGACAGGCCGCGCACGGCTCTCGTGACCGGCGCGGGCGGCGACCTCGCAGCGACCGTCGTCCCGCGGCTGGTGGCCGCGGGTTGGCGGGTCGTCGCCACGGTCAGGCCGGGGAGCGAGGAGCGGGCCACGGAACGGTTCGCGGGGCTGGGCGAGGCGGTCACCGTGGCGGGGGTCGACCTGGTTGAGCCGGCGGCGGTCGCCGAGGCCGTGGCGCGGCTGGATGGCGCTTACGGCGCGCCCGAGGCGCTCGTCCACCTGGCGGGCAGGTTCGAGCCCGGACCGGGGCCCGCCGACGGCGCCTTGGGCGCGTCCGCAGTCTTGGAGCGCGCCCTTGACGGCAACCTGCGTGGCGCTGTCAACGCCTGTGCAGCGGTGCTGCCCGGCATGCTCGCAGCCGGCCGGGGTGCGCTCGTCGCCGTCGGGGCGGCGGCCGGGGCCTCCCCGGCGCCGGGCTCGGTGGCCTACGCGGCCGCCAAGGGGGCCCTCGCCGCCTACTTCCGCTCGCTGGCGGCCCAGGTGGCGAAGCGCGGCGTCAACGTCGCGCTGCTCGTGCCCAAGGGGGCGTTCGATACGCCGGGCAACCGGCGCGCCATGCCGGGCGCCGACCCGACCGCCTGGATCGCGCCCGACGCCCTGACCGACGCCGTGCTCTTCCTCCTGGACCGCCCGCCCCGCGGCCTGGTGCACGAGCTGCCGCTCAGCGTGGGCTGA
- a CDS encoding type IIA DNA topoisomerase subunit B, producing MNGHENGNGSGNDYTADSIKVLRGLEGVRKRPAMYVQGGTGVDGYHQLLTEIIDNAIDEFLAGYADTVEVTLNADGSATVTDNGRGLPVDVMKREGRPAIEVIFTELHAGGKFDAGAYKVSGGLHGVGSSVVNALSNWFVAEVRRDGKLYRIGFENGAVSEPLHVIGTAPAGVSGSTVTFHPDHSVFKEIEGFDYSRVRRRLRELSYLTGGVRIVLTDNRGAAPRTETFHEVGGVAAYATFLAREGTALYDKAIAIKGTATVPTDGGAHDVEVDVGLIHTAGYGQTVLTYANMITNRDGGTHLTGFKSAYTRALNNYAKAKNMLKKGEAAPTGDDFLEGIACVISVKLPDPQFESQAKVKLLNAEAQTAVNSVVYEKLTEALEENPKVGRAIIDKAAQAARAREAARKARDLVRRANPLENDDLPGKLADCQSQDPSVSEVYIVEGDSAGGTAKQGRERRFQAILPLRGKILNVEKANLGKILKNAEIRAMIAAIGAGIEGTGDDAHFSIEDVRYHRIIIMTDADVDGSHIRTLLLTFFYRYMRPIIDAGYLYIAQPPLYGLRIGRQKEMQYVYDEAALAQVQRQNRDKKLEVQRFKGLGEMNAEQLWETTMNPETRILKRVTIDDVLEASETFEILMGTEVPPRREFIETNAHLAHLDV from the coding sequence TTGAACGGTCACGAGAACGGCAACGGCAGCGGTAACGACTACACTGCCGACAGCATCAAGGTCCTACGCGGTCTCGAGGGGGTACGTAAGCGCCCGGCCATGTACGTGCAGGGCGGCACGGGGGTGGACGGCTACCACCAGCTCCTAACCGAGATCATCGACAACGCCATCGACGAGTTCCTGGCCGGTTACGCCGACACGGTCGAGGTGACGCTGAACGCCGACGGCTCGGCAACCGTGACGGACAACGGCCGCGGCCTACCGGTCGACGTGATGAAGCGCGAGGGGCGCCCGGCCATCGAGGTCATCTTCACCGAGCTCCACGCGGGCGGCAAGTTCGACGCCGGCGCTTACAAGGTGTCCGGCGGCCTCCACGGGGTCGGTAGCTCGGTCGTCAACGCCCTCTCCAACTGGTTCGTCGCGGAGGTGCGGCGCGACGGCAAGCTCTACCGCATCGGCTTCGAGAACGGCGCGGTCTCCGAGCCGCTGCACGTCATCGGCACCGCCCCGGCGGGGGTCTCCGGCAGCACCGTGACGTTCCATCCCGACCACTCCGTCTTCAAGGAGATCGAAGGGTTCGACTACAGCCGCGTCCGCCGCCGCCTCCGCGAGCTCTCCTACCTCACGGGTGGCGTGCGCATCGTGCTGACCGACAACCGCGGCGCCGCCCCGCGCACGGAGACGTTCCACGAGGTCGGCGGGGTAGCCGCCTACGCCACGTTCCTGGCACGCGAAGGCACGGCCCTCTACGACAAGGCCATCGCCATCAAGGGCACGGCGACGGTCCCGACTGACGGGGGCGCTCACGACGTCGAGGTCGACGTCGGCCTCATCCATACCGCCGGCTACGGCCAGACCGTCCTCACCTACGCGAACATGATCACCAACCGCGACGGCGGCACGCACCTGACGGGCTTCAAGAGCGCCTACACGCGCGCGCTGAACAACTACGCCAAGGCGAAGAACATGCTGAAGAAGGGGGAGGCGGCGCCCACCGGCGACGACTTCCTCGAGGGCATCGCCTGCGTGATCTCCGTCAAGCTGCCCGACCCGCAGTTCGAGTCGCAGGCCAAGGTCAAGCTCCTCAACGCCGAGGCGCAGACGGCCGTCAACAGCGTCGTCTACGAGAAGCTCACGGAGGCCCTCGAGGAGAACCCCAAGGTCGGCAGGGCCATCATCGACAAGGCGGCCCAGGCCGCGAGGGCCCGCGAGGCCGCCCGCAAGGCGCGCGACCTCGTGCGGCGCGCCAACCCCCTCGAGAACGACGACCTACCGGGCAAGCTGGCCGACTGCCAGTCCCAGGACCCGTCCGTCAGCGAGGTCTACATCGTCGAGGGCGACTCGGCCGGCGGCACGGCCAAGCAGGGCAGGGAGCGCCGCTTCCAGGCCATCCTCCCACTACGCGGCAAGATCCTGAACGTCGAGAAGGCCAACCTCGGCAAGATCCTGAAGAACGCCGAGATCCGCGCGATGATCGCCGCCATCGGCGCCGGCATCGAGGGCACGGGTGACGACGCCCACTTCAGCATCGAAGACGTCCGCTACCACCGGATCATCATCATGACGGACGCCGACGTGGACGGTTCGCACATCCGTACGCTGCTCCTAACGTTCTTCTACCGCTACATGCGCCCCATCATCGATGCCGGCTACCTCTACATCGCGCAGCCGCCCCTCTACGGCCTCCGCATCGGGCGGCAGAAGGAGATGCAGTACGTCTACGACGAGGCGGCCCTCGCACAGGTCCAGCGGCAGAACCGCGACAAGAAGCTCGAGGTCCAGCGCTTCAAGGGTCTGGGCGAGATGAACGCCGAGCAGCTCTGGGAGACGACCATGAACCCGGAGACGCGCATCCTCAAGCGCGTCACCATCGACGACGTCCTTGAGGCGAGCGAGACCTTCGAGATCCTCATGGGCACCGAGGTGCCGCCGCGCCGCGAGTTCATCGAGACGAACGCCCACCTCGCGCACCTGGACGTCTGA